The genomic window AAGAAAATGCTTGTGTTTGCCGAAAAGGGACAGAAATCAAGGTGCACTTGGACAAAGAAACCAAGAATTGAACATACATGCATTTCCTGGTAAACAAGTTGCTCAAGGTGCACTCGAGATAATATCTAGGAACTTGACTGGCCATGCAACTCCATATAGAAATCCTCATTAGCAGTGTCCAACTATTCCAAATGGTTTAGACATGTCCTTATATACCCGTGGGAGAATCCGCAGGTGTTGGAAATGAGAAAATAATGTGAAAAAGTCACTCAGACCCGCCAGtttgaatttatatttgtgcGTTTGAGCACTCCTTTGTTTAAGCATTCCTTTGCTTCCCCGACTTGTTCCCATCATCCCTTGTATTATAAGGGACTTGACCATGTAAAGCGATCAAGCCAGCTATACTTGAGAGAGTGATATTACCCTACACAATTAGTCCCTTTGTGCCAATAAGGCCTTTAAGGTTTCTAATACTACATGCACACGTATGtatgtgcatacatacatacaatacgtacatgcataaatacatacgcacatacaatACGTAcaggcatacatatatatatgcacgtaCATACATTATAACATGTATTAGTGATCATATTTTCTTCCATTTCACTAATTATCCAATTTTGGTTAATTAAGATGCCATTAAAAGTATAGAATATGCGTCTTAGTTGATAAATTTCATATTCCATGAGATACACAGAAAACAGATAGTATGCACTATAACACGTATAAAAGCaagtttttttattattaaattatataatcTCTATCACAGAGATAAACCTAATAAACAAGactattaaaaaatatcaaaagggAGATTTTTCAACATGAATACAAGATATGGGCTAATGCAAGATGGATACCAGAAAGATCAAACAATATGCCAATCTCTGTGATTTGATGAATTGCTAATTAATAAAAGTAGATATATGAATCTTGACGACTTAATGATATGCACTTTAATGGCGTCACCAATCCTGGTCATTATTTTAAAGTCCCTTCCTGTTTACATCTTTATTCTTATTTTCGATTGACCTTttcaatttctaattagtattCTTCTGAAACCAACAAATTATAGccctaaataatttattgcatacAAATATGGTGAATAATACCTTTAAGTATTATAGTTTCCCATttgccttttttttaaaaaaaaaaaaaaactaatgcaTTATGCCATTTGTATAGTTTTGTTGCATTTGACATCTTTCAAGTAGTTCTCCCAATTAACTTGCAATACCAGATATAAGGTATCGAAAGGTTTCAGTCTGTGCTTAGAGCAAATGCAATAGACAAATATTCAAGTTCTAAAGCTGATAATGATATACCAATAAACCCAGATAAGAATATAGATTGAATAAATGCCAGTGACAGTTTCCAGGCTTGGTTCACATGTTTGTGCATACAAAGGCACCTCCTAAACTATTTCACTTGAAGGGACAAAATAATGCTTTTAGAACTAAATAATCCTTAAGTTTTGGCTAGTCGTCTTCTCAAAAATCCTTTCATCTCTTTTATAATTTCTCCACAATTATACTTATTATTGTCAAAAGAAGTCATAACATGAAGGCAAAGAAACCCCTGATCTCTCTAGAGTATGATACATTGAATTGACTGCCTGTATAAGGGATTTGACCAATTACAAGCAAAACAAGGCACGAAAATAGAATAACTTCCACTCTCACCATAGGCAATTTGACAACTGGTCCGCACCCAACTCCTAAGCGCAAGCTCAGGAACCAGGTTTGGTTTCGAGCCTGAGTGGTGGCATTCCCCCAACGTTCTTGcaaaaaatgaataaataaacAACCCTATTCTCCCATGTCTTAAAAAACATAGGTAAGATCTGGAAAAAAGAAAGACTCCACCCTAATAGGAGACTCTCCCCAAAGGAGGTATGCAGATGGAAAAATGagccaatcaaaaatatgaagggATCCAATCATAATATAGGAAAAGGTTGATTGCATTCTTGAAGAAGAAAATgtaagacaagaaaaaaaaagaactatAAAAATTTGGATCAGAATGGAAATCCAAAATGCTAAGGGAAGACAAACCAGATTTATGATTCAAATAATTGTTGTAGCAATATAATGTTACAGCTGTTCTCACCACATTATACCGTGGCTATGACAACTTGATGGTATTTATCAGTTGTCACCAACTCAAAAGTCTTCATAAACACATATGATGACCTCTGACAAAGTGTTTAAAGGAATTACACTGAGCCAATTATTTGGTTGTTTACAGATCAAAATATATCACAACCATTCGAAAATCTGTTGTCAACAGGTTTAGAACTTGTTCAATTCAATCTATAGTACAAGAGGCTCTTACCATATATCTATTAACAATCATGCTTCATGTTGAATGTAAGAAACCTCTTGCAGAAACAATTCAAAAATAACAAGCCAAAACCAAATTCTGATAGTAAGTTAGGTATTGCCAAAGATTCAAATCTGGCACCAATTTAAGATTGTACCAGCCAAAAACAAAAATGTTTTCTGTGAAGTTTCAGAGTTTCAACAAATCTTCAAAGTTTAAACCACATTGAACCATACTTTCATATCAATCTCAACATAATCTAGCTACTAAATAACAAGCAATTAGTGATCCTAGTATTAGTAGGTAATAACCTTTGAACTGGTGTCATTTATACATTGTGTCATTGATTGACTTTATTAAACTGCTATAAAAGTGGCTGTGAGTTTTATTTATGTTGGATTTCACTCATCAGTTATGTTTGAGCTCAAATTTCATCTAAAAGTTTCCCATCTAGACCTCTCAATATGTCACAAGTGTTCATACTTTGTATCTTAAACCAGTTATTTCAGGCTATAGGTTTGGATTCTTTGATCCTCAGCATGCAAAAGCATTTATGTAGGTGAATCTTAATATGTGTGCAGACAAATATACGGGCATACATACTACAACGATATGTTTCCAAGTATGCATGTGTACAACATATAGTCGTAATCGCACTGGCAAGAGAGATTTGATAATTGACAATATTCCAATTAAGATGATTTAAAAGGAAACATGACTGAATTTTCATTTTTTCTAGCACCATCTAGATGATGGTGGGCAAGAGGAAAACACAAGAATTAAAAGCTGTTTTCAAATCTGACTGCAGAGATTACAATCAGAAACATAGAATACCTTTGTTTTGCCCTCATATGCTTTCAACGATACAATAGTAACAAGTTATGTACTTAATGAATGAAGTCACAAATGCAACCATAATTATATGACATTATGATGTGAACAATCCAATATTCAGATTCAAGCCTATTCTAAACAAAGTCATGTTTTGGTTAATTAGACTTTTGCAATTCCATTTCACAGATATGATGCAAAAAGGAATACTAAAGGAGATGACTCGTCCAAAAATAACATAGCCACACGAGCATATGCTTGGACCTCCTCCTTTGCACCAACTAAAGAAACCCCTACAGTACAATGGAGTACCATCTTGCGGAAGGGCAGGATGAAAACACTCGTTAGTCAATCTGTTTTGTCTATTGCATAAAGAATTGATGCACCTCATGGAATAAAAGCTTTTTCATCTGAAAATGTTTATGTTGGCAAAACAGTAAATTTATAGACCGAGACTTGTTTTCATGATCTCAACAGTAGCAATCCAAcaaatgcatgtatatatattctCCATTACGTGCAGTAACAATCttcacccaaaaataatatccatTTCTGATTTTCATCCCGAAATAAGTGACAAACCATATAGCCAAGGGATGGCAAGAGGAGGACATCaacaatattaattttatttgtcCATTAAATATATAATGGTTAGTTCTGAATGATATAAAAAGCATTTCGTTgaaagattctttttttttttttttttcctacagcAGAACAACAGGAACTAGTGTATTTTATGGACGATTTATTGGTGATGCACATTCCAGAAGAGAAGGGGAACGAGGGTGGGGGTGCAGGGCAGAAAGAAAAGTCAAAAACTATGTTATGCAGAAACATCTGTTCTCCATTCTCCAACTTTCTGCACTAACTTAAATGTATGCCAAAGAAGAAATGGCATTTAACTTCAGCAAAGTAAAAAAAGTGCCATCTTAGGAAAAGTGTATGAAAAGGAGAGACAGATAAAAGAAACTTGTCTGTCGCATAAATAGCCTATGCTCAATGTTAAAAACTTACCCATTTGGAATCTTTTAAGCAGCACAGTGCCAGACTTGCGAACCTGAGGGACCTACTCTTTGGTTCATGAGTTAATCTATACTTACGGCTACATCAATCATACTCAATTCTTGATCATAATAACAATTAAGATACCCCTTTTAGTCATCTAAATCTTCACAAATTTTCATCTCTGGCACATATAAAAGGTGACAAACGAGGATAAAAGATGAAATAAACAACATATACAAACCTGTGCTCTTCATTGTTCAACCCTTACACCATAGTTTTCATAAAGATCCTGGACAAAGATTAGATTGCAGTAATTATTAAGCAGATCTAACAGTAAACATGTGAGCATTTTCTTGTGGAATGACCAAACCTAAACACTGCTATGCTGAAAGATAATAAAATCTTGAACAAATCCTAATACGAAATATAAGCATTCGTATGAAGAACAAATTTCTCATCCCAAACCCCACATCTGTCAAGGCAGCACCAAACCACGCATGAGAAGTAGGAGTCAAGGTTATTTGGAGTGAGTGATTTTGACAGCATAAAATTGATATCTTCCAACTAATAAGGGTTCACCTTCCATCAATAATTAATGCTCCTCCATCCAAGTACCATTAGTTACCACTAACCAACGGTGAAGCAGCAACCAAGACAAGCTGAAGCGTGTGAGTCTCCAGCACACCAACTCCCGACGTAGAGACCTTAAACCACAGAGACCGTGCTGGCTCGGCGTGCTGCCAGCTGCTCGACCTCGATTTGATGAACGGTGATGGAGACATCACCCCATCTTTCTTTTTCGCCCTCATTTTTTTTTAAACGTTTAACTTGTTTTTCgaccaaaacctaactccaatcTAGACACCTACTAAAATATCGTCCACGAGAACCTTTTCCCCACCCATCCGCGTCCCAATCCAGGCGCCTTGACGTTCCATCAAACTCCCGGTTTCCCGGTATCAGACCTCCCTAATCCTTGCTAATTACGCTGCCCCTCTCCTTTTTCATCGAACAAAAGGCCTCAACAGCTTAACTAAAATAAACTAAACCCTCCCAACCACATCCACCTCAATGATCGAATAAAACGAAATATTCTGCAATCAATGTGACAGATTTCCTGATATAGTAGTGAAGATAGCTTTTATGTTTTTAATTGTTTTCCTTGAAAGAAATAATGGAAGGgaattaaaaaaagaagaagggaggggggtgGGGGGCGGGGGTGGGCGGGGGAAGAAAAGTTGACTCAGAGGAGGACAGAGAATAATACCTACCTACTAGAGAAGAGTTTCTAATGGAGTCGCTGGTGCTCTTTCTCCTGCGCTCATTGTGGCCGGCCAGCCGTCTACGGCAGCTCCTCTTCGAGTCGTCGAACTCCGAAATCACATGGAACCTATCAAATTGTCCAAGCAAATGGATCATTCGTTTTTCGcacaaaagaagaacaagaagaggaagaaggagattagagatggacaaaaaacaaaagaaagggaATTAAACCTGCTGCACTGCTGGCAGAAGCGCTGCTCGGTGCCGAGGACGACAACCTTAGGGGCCTTGGAGTGCATCTCGCACACCTTATGCCGCTTGTGGTAGTCTTTAGCGTCCACCAGCGCCTTGTTGCATCCTTCCACCTGGCATCTCGGCACCGCAGCCGCCGCCGCCGGCGGATTAGACGACAGCCGCTCCCTCTTGTTCCCTCCACCGGCGACCCCTTCCTCCCCGTAGTACTGCCTCTTGCCGAGCTTGAGACACGTCAGATGGTGGTTGTGGAGGCCGTACTGAGGGCCCTGGGCCTGGCGGTGGTCCCCCGGGGCGGTGGGGACCATGGTGGCAGGGTCGGAGAAGGGGGGGCAGTAGGAGGAGGAGGCAGCGGCGGTAGCGTGGGCGTagtaggaggaggaagaggaggaggtggaggaggaggaggcgctgGCGATGCCGGCGGAACTCCAGTTCCCTAGCTCCCAGATATCCCAGGACGACGGTGCCCCCTGCCCGCCACTTTTCGTCGCTACTCCGCCGTTTTCCATTTCccacctcccctctctctctctttctctcttttcttttccctctccTTCGTTACAGTTTGctaactctctctctccttctttcttccttaCTCCTCTATTATTTCCTCGCGTCTTATAAGTGATTCCCAATAGGAGGTAGGTAAGGTAGGCCTTCTTCTTTGCTCTTCCTCTTAAAACTAAAaggagtaataataataataataacaacaacaaGAATGATAAGGAGAACGCACAAGGAGGTAAAGAAGGGAAGGCTTGGAAAGGCTGCAGCTACTGGTGGAGCTCCTGCTGCAGAGTGCGGACTGGTGACTCACCGCGGACGGACGGGCGGTACCGACTCCCCACGGTGACATATAAAGGGGGGGAGGGCGAGGGTAGATCAGAAGGGGTTGGGGGTGGGGGGGGTGTCACGTGCCAGAGCACTGTAGTCTCCGGCGCAGCGCACGTTCTGGGGGTGGGGCCGCGGACACGTGTACCGAGATGATGGAGAGGTTCAATCGGATGACAagaccggagggggaggagggggtGGGGTGGTGCATTAAACGCGGCGCCTCTGACACGCACCAAGAAAAAAGTGAGATCCATCCATGCCGAGGGCACTCCTCAGCCTCACAAACCGAATTTaattcccccctctctctccctccgtgACCTGAAAGCTAATAAGAAGGAGAGGAGGCAGTAGTTCAATTTGCTAgttaacttttctttttttttcttttaacttgAGCATGCGATCGGAACCTTATATATTTAAGAGAATGTCGGAAAGTAAGTAGCAGGGGGAGAATAAATTAAAGTTTGAGAGAGATGCGAAGGGAGGGAGAGTACTTGTGTTATTTGTAAGAATTGGCAGATACCGTATACGGCTGGTGTTACCGTATATAGTAGGGAGAAGTGCGAGGTccagtttgtttgtttgtttgttgcgTTGCCTTTTTCTCTCTTCGGCGGATTTGTTTTTGGTCATTAGATTGTTTCGGATTGGTTGCACGCAGGAAGCAAGCTTGTGTCCGGATTTTTCGCCTGGGAGAACAAGGAGATCGATTTGGGGTTCTCTACTTGAAGCAAATCCGCAAAATGTGCTCGCACATTTAAGTCATGGGTGGTATCAAGAAAAGCAGAGACGTGTTATTTAgactggacctgatgtttgattGGCCTCGTGGTGGGTCCACAACGTAGAAATGACCCTTCGTTGTCGAGCGTAGATTGCTCAATTGCTCATCTGAGATTTAGGTGGGTGTCCATGTGATTGTGGCCCTGTAATTGTTCCATATGCTTTGCTTTCTTACATCTTGGCTAATAAGTCTCCAAGAACATGCGACAAGTAAATACTTCAAAGGACTTGCTAAAGATATGGTTCGGTTCAAATATCCGATTCACATTGAAAGTGGTGACCTGGAGGGTGGCTAACTAGTAACTACTCTCTAACCAGGGGTTTGGTTGTTTCAGTAACCCACCATGACTCCAGCCCATATCTTAAACCAGCACCCAACCAACCCCCTCCCAaataaggtaaaaaaaaaaaaagggcatttGGTTGTTTCAGTAGCCCACCATGACTCCCCatgtcatttttttcttttttttttgggtaaagaacTCCCCATGTCTTAAACAAGCAAGTAATACCTTCTTAAACCCCAAACAAAAGCCCCAACATACAAAGGCCATTATGGTGATAGTCCTGCGCGGTCCAAGATCATGAGACAAACTAAGGCTAAATCTTAATTTTACCATATTTTTTTGCACATAATGACTGCTGTATGACTCAAATCCATCCTGCTGTATGTACCCGTCAGTCCAAGTCTCCTAACTTCCCAgcatgcaaaaataaataaataaataagaaaagtaATCACAATAACACCAATACTACGGTACAGGATTCTTCAATAAATCTTTCCGTTTCATTGTTAATCATGATAGATATACTCATTCTCCTGCGATTTAATTAATCTGATTTACTAAAAAAAGAAAGTAATATAGCCAGAAGCAATTATTGAATTGGTCCCACTCCAGCATAGCACCCGTGGCCAATCCTTGTATGCCTAATTAGATGGATTAGTTTGACCAGACCATGTGGCATTACTTTTCTAAGAAAAAGCCTAGATCACCGGTTGTCTTTTCAACTTCTTGATGGATCTTAGCGGCATATGTATGTAAAGAGGCCCCTGAACGTTAGTACGGATGGTAAGAGATTTTGCAGTATAAGTAGGTGGGAAAGGCTGGAATTCGCTGGGCGTCGACCCAGGATTTCATCCCCGTCTGTTGACCCTAGGCTCCTACCTAGGATGGATAGAATGGATAGAAAGATGGGTTGCTAATTACGCACATAATCAGAACACGAGATGCGTGTTTTGATGGAGAATGAGCATGGGAACAAAGAAATATCATGGATTTTAAGGGACAGGATCTTCTTACTCCCTTGATGTCCCTCTATGTGAACATTTTGTATTTTGTTTTAATGGTATAATAGCTGTTGCTATATTGTGggtttcttttgttttttcaaaagtttttttttttttttttttgctaattgCCATACATTTCTAGTTTGTGGACACATATCACATGCGCGACaaatatgtgtacatatatataatttatctaAAAAGGTTAGAGAGAAAACCGTCCAAAAAATTAAGATCAGACTATGTCTACAGAAAAAAACACAAAACAAAACAGAAAGGGCACATGAATCTGCAAAAAAGGATAAAATTATATGTAATTTTTAcaaaattctttaaaaaaaaaatagatgtctaGTTACACCTCATGAATTGACATCCCTTAAATTGTGCAAATATACTGATAGCATATTGAACTAGAGCTAGTTAATTTGATTATTGGGTTAAGGAACATAGTGAAACAATTAGATCCACTTTGAAAATGGAATAAAAgattattttgaatttttctatccTCAACTGATATTGTTAAGGATGTAATGACTCTTACTTAGATAAAGTATTCTCATTTCCATCTAGTAAATACATAATGCCCTCGTAAAGTTGAAAGATTTTGGATTAAAAGacagatattctttaatttttttcttttttatagaaGATATTTTTGGTCATGTTTCCTAATATTGTGGAATAAGATGGCTAGGTTTATTGGGTTCGAAGTATCTGGAGTCTCACTAAGATTGCTTATCGCTGAGGATCGTTACATCTCTTTTGGACCAATCAAGCCGGGCTATTTTAAATAAATTCGGATAACAAAATCTTGCACAGCACAGGATAGCTTTTCTTCATATAATCTCCTTCTTTTTAATTGAAATCAAGTGTCCAACCATCATAACCTTTGCATACACACGAAGTCGGTATATTTGATCATCGGAGgcaggaaaaaaaaattctttcatcaACTCATTGTATTTGAACATTGCATAGTCGACACACCCCCACaacaaggaaaagaaaataaaactcatagaaaataaaaataaataattaagttttataaaaaaaaatcatgatgcaATAGATGATGTTGATCAGTTGAGATACCATatctttatatattataatacaaCTGACACCAAGTATCAAACAGTCCGACCTCCAAAAATATAGCATTTGGCACTTATCCTAGAAAACCCTCCTTCTCGGACGCCATTTCACTTCCAAATACTTCCTCACAAGAAAGAACCTAGAGCTATTTGTCCTTTCCAGGTTCCTCGTAGCAAATAGCAGAACCTATTTGTCGACAAAGCACGACATACATGTTCCAATGAGCAATGGGCGCTGAAACAAAGCAACCAATGTGGATGGTTATCTAgaatcctttctccatgtctcgCTGCACgatgaatattttatatatatatatatatatatatatatgtatctttcGAGAATAGTAGTTCATGTCCCTACGGCTGGAAAAATATCTTGGCGTCCAGCAGGCCTATAGCTTCCCATCCACGTTGCTAGATGCACAGATTTCAACTTGAACGTGCACCCGGGGTCAATCCGATTGGCTCAAGAAACTTACTGCAGTTATATTCTCGATGCCCAgcccgacacacttttactagAACTGGACCTCATTCTATAGTGGTCCAACGAGTTAGGGGAGGGACTAGCGTTGTTTGGGGTGACGCCAAAAGCTAACGAGGAACAGTGGGAGAGCTCCAGCACTCTCCTGGAGGACCACTTCAACAAGGCCAAGGTGACTAAAAATCATGGCGTGTTTTGACCGGAAGGAGATATTATACCCCACGCTGCATGCAGCAACGTGACCATGCACCAATCGTCGGGAAGAACACATGACGAAGGAAATGAGATGATTGGTATGGTGCACGTGATGTGAATATATAGgatataatttatttatagaaAGGCTTactgatctatatattttttctattattttttctcAAGCCCTGCATACATTAGTTTATGATCAgttaaaatgataataaaatcaaGTTTGCTGCAGATATAAATTAATGGCTAATTAATTTGTAGTCTAACAACTATGGTCATACAATGTCTCGGGTGATGATGCCCCACTGTCAACCCCTCAAGCATGATTTCTTTCTCTCCAGCACAGGTGTAGACATATCCATGCATGGTGTGATTAACCTACAGAGTGTGGAACCATGCAGTGCATGTTGTTCAACGCGAATACCGAGGATGGGATATATATATGCACCAAACGGTCCCTACCATGTGGTTCGATCACGTTCGGGCACAGGTGTGGCTACTGTTGTATGTGGATTCCGTGTCAAAACTCTGCACTTTGATGGAAGACGGCAAGGCATGAGCTGTGGAGATTTGCTTGTAAAAATAATCACGGAGGGAGGCCTTGGTCCCCCGGCAAATGATGGCGGTAGTGTTTTAAACTGGGCAACTTGATTTGCCGGTGTTTTCCATGTTTAGGTCGAAGCATACCGATGCACGGAGGACACTCATGATGGTAGCTTTAGGCTAGGAGACGTGATGAGACGGTATGTTGGGTATTTTAGGCTCGCCGGGAAAGCTTAAAAAATGGCCGAAAGGTTCACCAGCAGGAAAGCTGTTTGCATCGTATCAGTGCCACACTGCCGCTAGATTTTGGCATCCACCACTTGAAAGATTTGGCACATCTCCCAAGGATGCACAGAGAGTTTAGTCTCCAATAACTGGAAATGGAACAAATGGCATGTGCTGGCCTTCCACTATCTTGAAACAGATATATATACCtgcaaattaaaatataatatcatattatattatgctTTATCACATCATATCATATGGAGGTAGGTTAGATTCAGATTGATCATGTTGCAGCTAAAGTCTAATCATATTATGATTGCACAATGAAAATTTCGCAATCTACGGCTAAATTGCTCACTGAAAATTATGATCGAAGACTTGCAACTCATGCACCAAgcgattaaaaaataattaattaaaataatatatttttttaactatttaataTATACGTGAGGGATTTCTATCAAACACCTTTTTGTATatagataatataaaaataatagacTATATCCAATACTTAGACGATTAAAGTAGAATATATATCACTTGCTTAACACTAATTAAATATAAGTTGAACTCTCATTGCTAGATTCTAATCCACCTCATATGATATATTGTAATatcatatgtgtgtatatataatgTGTGCACCTCCAGCgtctatatatatttatagatatcGTCTTCTTACTTGGATTTAATGTGTTCAACATATATACTTGAAAATAATggaaaataaaataagaatttgcttggaaaaaattcaaactttgtctTACAATGTAATTTAtattagaatcaaaatttagaataAGCTTGATATCACATCATTTAAACTTCAATAAGATTTATTTAATCTCAAGTTCATTTTGGTTCAATTTAGAATTATCAAGCTAAGTAGTTCATGTCTGGCTTGACTAGAAATGAAGCTAGGACCGAGCTTGCAATATTAATGACAAGTCAAGCTCAATCTTGCAGTTCAAGCTCAAAAGTTTGAGGCCAAGCTTAAACAAGCTTGGCTAGGTTGCGCTCCTGTTTCCTAGCAtaagaaatggaatgaaaagtatGGTGAAACAATATTTAAAGCGATATGTGGTTGTAAAACAGGCTGTTGCTTGGAGTCCGCAACGTATTTTTTCTCAAGTTAAGAGACAGGATGGAAGTCGTAagaaacaaaaaatatatattacattCACTGCGGGCATGTGGAGTTGAAGCGGATTCCTGAAAATTATATTATCTTTGAAGGGGAAGAAATCGTTGGAGAGGAAGTAAGGAATGGAGATGCTTCCTCACTACTCATGGTTTCAATTATATAGGCGCACATATGGAATTAACATGCTAACCGGAGCCTATATTACTTTGGAATTG from Elaeis guineensis isolate ETL-2024a chromosome 4, EG11, whole genome shotgun sequence includes these protein-coding regions:
- the LOC105043657 gene encoding squamosa promoter-binding-like protein 7, which encodes MENGGVATKSGGQGAPSSWDIWELGNWSSAGIASASSSSTSSSSSSYYAHATAAASSSYCPPFSDPATMVPTAPGDHRQAQGPQYGLHNHHLTCLKLGKRQYYGEEGVAGGGNKRERLSSNPPAAAAAVPRCQVEGCNKALVDAKDYHKRHKVCEMHSKAPKVVVLGTEQRFCQQCSRFHVISEFDDSKRSCRRRLAGHNERRRKSTSDSIRNSSLVENTMMSSRFPYIPTSSGRALSLLSSKASPWVSASDLSSRSSAALRELIAENRAAVLARQLFSDRGGWHNVVSANQATLSYVPHQHQVPSQAQAQLTDGWNQFQEAGSHVTLDLMQVPSSSFEILSGRSKSKEDEECCEIWKSLEGTHVV